One Denticeps clupeoides chromosome 10, fDenClu1.1, whole genome shotgun sequence genomic window carries:
- the ptpdc1b gene encoding protein tyrosine phosphatase domain-containing protein 1 isoform X2 yields MESGFSFLRNSAPTARYTVVGETLRYVIPSHMQCSIGCGGRACKYEDPSRWSDDEQAIKGIYSSWVTENLLAMARPSTEIIEKYSIIEQFQRCGLKTVINLQRPGEHANCGNPLEPESGFTYCPEIFMNSGIYFYNFGWDDYGVASLPAVLDMVKVMSFAVQEGVLLACYLVFTTRMTADQAIIFVRSKRPNSIQTRGQLLCVREFVKFLVPLRNIFSCAEPRVPAVTLSQFLIRQKNVLHGYEARQMKYMPKIIQLICKILPDIVENRQVIEEDVLEVSDISSDSEVSVSYSRVQHFSRPFMVNGTSITYGVPPRLPGLPQLRKKDTEPPLFYARKSLSYSDSDLRRLAETLNLSENPMGVLAALHRQSMSQGIVNDASEDTHIVLPGSKKRRLYSSNSSIWELKTLMDKEEGPPLLQSRRQSVLQRSKSVGDNNGMADNPALVKAWRAERELGRPGEGDNGEEERSEVPFITIQSELTLEARRLLVAQALAVDLSQDGEENHKQRVSAWQAELNCGAGVWERLCLEKDPFVLTGLMWSWLEHLKEPVVSLRDVLCLEIGEHNPHTILNRLEKASKETITCILECFARLLTVPEEVENAFLQRLTKAFTKIDKDSTDGKRVYGTMKTVLRPILEEMRKAARVELEILEDL; encoded by the exons ATGGAGTCAG GTTTCTCGTTCTTGAGGAACAGTGCTCCCACTGCAAGATACACTGTAGTTGGTGAGACATTGCGCTATGTCATCCCCAGTCACATGCAATGCTCAATTGGTTGTGGAGGACGGGCATGCAAGTATGAGGACCCTAGTCGCTGGAGTGATGATGAACAGGCAATCAAAGGCATCTACTCATCCTG gGTAACAGAAAACTTGCTTGCCATGGCACGACCATCAACTGAAATTATAGAGAAGTACAGCATTATTGAACAGTTTCAGAG GTGTGGCTTGAAGACTGTTATTAACCTGCAGCGACCCGGGGAACATGCCAACTGTGGAAATCCTCTGGAGCCAGAAAGTGGATTTACGTACTGCCCTgagatatttatgaattctgGAA TATATTTCTACAATTTTGGATGGGATGATTATGGTGTGGCTTCACTACCAGCAGTGCTAGACATGGTGAAGGTCATGTCTTTTGCTGTTCAGGAGG GTGTGTTGTTGGCGTGTTACTTGGTTTTCACAACCAGGATGACCGCTGATCAGGCCATCATATTTGTACGCTCCAAAAGGCCCAACTCAATTCAGACCAGAGGACAGCTACTATGCGTCAGGGAATTTGTCAAGTTCCTGGTGCCTCTGCGAAATATCTTCAGCTGTGCTGAGCCCAGGGTCCCTGCTGTCACCCTATCTCAGTTTCTCATCCGTCAGAAGAACGTTCTTCACGGCTATGAGGCACGGCAGATGAAATACATGCCAAAGATCATTCAGCTGATCTGCAAAATTCTACCTGACATTGTGGAGAACCGGCAGGTCATAGAGGAGGACGTCCTGGAGGTGTCAGACATCAGCAGCGATTCAGAGGTGTCAGTGTCTTACAGCCGTGTCCAGCACTTCAGTAGACCCTTCATGGTCAACGGTACTTCCATAACATATGGAGTTCCACCCCGTCTTCCTGGACTTCCACAACTGCGTAAGAAAGACACAGAGCCACCGCTGTTCTATGCCAGGAAGAGCCTCAGTTACAGTGACTCTGACCTGCGCAGACTGGCAGAAACACTTAACCTGTCTGAAAACCCCATGGGGGTTCTGGCCGCTCTTCACAGGCAATCCATGTCCCAGGGGATTGTGAATGATGCCAGCGAAGACACACACATTGTCCTCCCTGGGAGTAAGAAACGCCGCTTGTACTCCTCCAACAGCTCCATATGGGAGCTGAAGACCCTGATGGACAAAGAAGAGGGGCCACCGCTCCTGCAGAGCAGGAGGCAATCGGTACTTCAACGCAGCAAGTCAGTAGGGGACAACAACGGCATGGCTGACAACCCGGCGCTGGTGAAAGCCTGGAGGGCCGAGCGCGAGTTGGGCAGGCCTGGTGAAGGGGACAACGGGGAGGAGGAACGCTCAGAGGTCCCCTTCATCACCATCCAGAGTGAACTGACTCTAGAAGCACGTCGGCTTCTAGTAGCCCAGGCCCTTGCAGTGGACCTCAGTCAGGATGGGGAGGAAAACCACAAACAGAGAGTCTCTGCGTGGCAG GCAGAGCTGAACTGTGGTGCTGGCGTCTGGGAGCGACTCTGTCTGGAGAAGGACCCGTTTGTGCTCACTGGGCTCATGTGGTCCTGGCTGGAGCATCTGAAAGAGCCAGTGGTGTCTCTGAGGGATGTCCTGTGCCTGGAAATAGGCGAGCATAACCCACACACCATCCTCAACAGACTGGAGAAG GCCTCCAAGGAGACCATAACATGCATCCTTGAGTGCTTTGCACGTTTACTCACTGTACCTGAGGAGGTGGAAAATGCTTTTCTGCAACGCTTGACAAAGGCTTTCACAAAG ATTGACAAGGACTCCACAGATGGAAAAAGAGTATATGGCACAATGAAGACAGTTCTGAGGCCGATTCTGGAAGAGATGAGGAAGGCGGCAAGGGTGGAGCTTGAGATTCTTGAAGATCTGTAA
- the ptpdc1b gene encoding protein tyrosine phosphatase domain-containing protein 1 isoform X3, whose translation MQCSIGCGGRACKYEDPSRWSDDEQAIKGIYSSWVTENLLAMARPSTEIIEKYSIIEQFQRCGLKTVINLQRPGEHANCGNPLEPESGFTYCPEIFMNSGIYFYNFGWDDYGVASLPAVLDMVKVMSFAVQEGKLAVHCHAGLGRTGVLLACYLVFTTRMTADQAIIFVRSKRPNSIQTRGQLLCVREFVKFLVPLRNIFSCAEPRVPAVTLSQFLIRQKNVLHGYEARQMKYMPKIIQLICKILPDIVENRQVIEEDVLEVSDISSDSEVSVSYSRVQHFSRPFMVNGTSITYGVPPRLPGLPQLRKKDTEPPLFYARKSLSYSDSDLRRLAETLNLSENPMGVLAALHRQSMSQGIVNDASEDTHIVLPGSKKRRLYSSNSSIWELKTLMDKEEGPPLLQSRRQSVLQRSKSVGDNNGMADNPALVKAWRAERELGRPGEGDNGEEERSEVPFITIQSELTLEARRLLVAQALAVDLSQDGEENHKQRVSAWQAELNCGAGVWERLCLEKDPFVLTGLMWSWLEHLKEPVVSLRDVLCLEIGEHNPHTILNRLEKASKETITCILECFARLLTVPEEVENAFLQRLTKAFTKIDKDSTDGKRVYGTMKTVLRPILEEMRKAARVELEILEDL comes from the exons ATGCAATGCTCAATTGGTTGTGGAGGACGGGCATGCAAGTATGAGGACCCTAGTCGCTGGAGTGATGATGAACAGGCAATCAAAGGCATCTACTCATCCTG gGTAACAGAAAACTTGCTTGCCATGGCACGACCATCAACTGAAATTATAGAGAAGTACAGCATTATTGAACAGTTTCAGAG GTGTGGCTTGAAGACTGTTATTAACCTGCAGCGACCCGGGGAACATGCCAACTGTGGAAATCCTCTGGAGCCAGAAAGTGGATTTACGTACTGCCCTgagatatttatgaattctgGAA TATATTTCTACAATTTTGGATGGGATGATTATGGTGTGGCTTCACTACCAGCAGTGCTAGACATGGTGAAGGTCATGTCTTTTGCTGTTCAGGAGGGTAAACTGGCTGTTCATTGTCATGCTGGGCTTGGTAGAACAG GTGTGTTGTTGGCGTGTTACTTGGTTTTCACAACCAGGATGACCGCTGATCAGGCCATCATATTTGTACGCTCCAAAAGGCCCAACTCAATTCAGACCAGAGGACAGCTACTATGCGTCAGGGAATTTGTCAAGTTCCTGGTGCCTCTGCGAAATATCTTCAGCTGTGCTGAGCCCAGGGTCCCTGCTGTCACCCTATCTCAGTTTCTCATCCGTCAGAAGAACGTTCTTCACGGCTATGAGGCACGGCAGATGAAATACATGCCAAAGATCATTCAGCTGATCTGCAAAATTCTACCTGACATTGTGGAGAACCGGCAGGTCATAGAGGAGGACGTCCTGGAGGTGTCAGACATCAGCAGCGATTCAGAGGTGTCAGTGTCTTACAGCCGTGTCCAGCACTTCAGTAGACCCTTCATGGTCAACGGTACTTCCATAACATATGGAGTTCCACCCCGTCTTCCTGGACTTCCACAACTGCGTAAGAAAGACACAGAGCCACCGCTGTTCTATGCCAGGAAGAGCCTCAGTTACAGTGACTCTGACCTGCGCAGACTGGCAGAAACACTTAACCTGTCTGAAAACCCCATGGGGGTTCTGGCCGCTCTTCACAGGCAATCCATGTCCCAGGGGATTGTGAATGATGCCAGCGAAGACACACACATTGTCCTCCCTGGGAGTAAGAAACGCCGCTTGTACTCCTCCAACAGCTCCATATGGGAGCTGAAGACCCTGATGGACAAAGAAGAGGGGCCACCGCTCCTGCAGAGCAGGAGGCAATCGGTACTTCAACGCAGCAAGTCAGTAGGGGACAACAACGGCATGGCTGACAACCCGGCGCTGGTGAAAGCCTGGAGGGCCGAGCGCGAGTTGGGCAGGCCTGGTGAAGGGGACAACGGGGAGGAGGAACGCTCAGAGGTCCCCTTCATCACCATCCAGAGTGAACTGACTCTAGAAGCACGTCGGCTTCTAGTAGCCCAGGCCCTTGCAGTGGACCTCAGTCAGGATGGGGAGGAAAACCACAAACAGAGAGTCTCTGCGTGGCAG GCAGAGCTGAACTGTGGTGCTGGCGTCTGGGAGCGACTCTGTCTGGAGAAGGACCCGTTTGTGCTCACTGGGCTCATGTGGTCCTGGCTGGAGCATCTGAAAGAGCCAGTGGTGTCTCTGAGGGATGTCCTGTGCCTGGAAATAGGCGAGCATAACCCACACACCATCCTCAACAGACTGGAGAAG GCCTCCAAGGAGACCATAACATGCATCCTTGAGTGCTTTGCACGTTTACTCACTGTACCTGAGGAGGTGGAAAATGCTTTTCTGCAACGCTTGACAAAGGCTTTCACAAAG ATTGACAAGGACTCCACAGATGGAAAAAGAGTATATGGCACAATGAAGACAGTTCTGAGGCCGATTCTGGAAGAGATGAGGAAGGCGGCAAGGGTGGAGCTTGAGATTCTTGAAGATCTGTAA
- the ptpdc1b gene encoding protein tyrosine phosphatase domain-containing protein 1 isoform X1, producing the protein MESGFSFLRNSAPTARYTVVGETLRYVIPSHMQCSIGCGGRACKYEDPSRWSDDEQAIKGIYSSWVTENLLAMARPSTEIIEKYSIIEQFQRCGLKTVINLQRPGEHANCGNPLEPESGFTYCPEIFMNSGIYFYNFGWDDYGVASLPAVLDMVKVMSFAVQEGKLAVHCHAGLGRTGVLLACYLVFTTRMTADQAIIFVRSKRPNSIQTRGQLLCVREFVKFLVPLRNIFSCAEPRVPAVTLSQFLIRQKNVLHGYEARQMKYMPKIIQLICKILPDIVENRQVIEEDVLEVSDISSDSEVSVSYSRVQHFSRPFMVNGTSITYGVPPRLPGLPQLRKKDTEPPLFYARKSLSYSDSDLRRLAETLNLSENPMGVLAALHRQSMSQGIVNDASEDTHIVLPGSKKRRLYSSNSSIWELKTLMDKEEGPPLLQSRRQSVLQRSKSVGDNNGMADNPALVKAWRAERELGRPGEGDNGEEERSEVPFITIQSELTLEARRLLVAQALAVDLSQDGEENHKQRVSAWQAELNCGAGVWERLCLEKDPFVLTGLMWSWLEHLKEPVVSLRDVLCLEIGEHNPHTILNRLEKASKETITCILECFARLLTVPEEVENAFLQRLTKAFTKIDKDSTDGKRVYGTMKTVLRPILEEMRKAARVELEILEDL; encoded by the exons ATGGAGTCAG GTTTCTCGTTCTTGAGGAACAGTGCTCCCACTGCAAGATACACTGTAGTTGGTGAGACATTGCGCTATGTCATCCCCAGTCACATGCAATGCTCAATTGGTTGTGGAGGACGGGCATGCAAGTATGAGGACCCTAGTCGCTGGAGTGATGATGAACAGGCAATCAAAGGCATCTACTCATCCTG gGTAACAGAAAACTTGCTTGCCATGGCACGACCATCAACTGAAATTATAGAGAAGTACAGCATTATTGAACAGTTTCAGAG GTGTGGCTTGAAGACTGTTATTAACCTGCAGCGACCCGGGGAACATGCCAACTGTGGAAATCCTCTGGAGCCAGAAAGTGGATTTACGTACTGCCCTgagatatttatgaattctgGAA TATATTTCTACAATTTTGGATGGGATGATTATGGTGTGGCTTCACTACCAGCAGTGCTAGACATGGTGAAGGTCATGTCTTTTGCTGTTCAGGAGGGTAAACTGGCTGTTCATTGTCATGCTGGGCTTGGTAGAACAG GTGTGTTGTTGGCGTGTTACTTGGTTTTCACAACCAGGATGACCGCTGATCAGGCCATCATATTTGTACGCTCCAAAAGGCCCAACTCAATTCAGACCAGAGGACAGCTACTATGCGTCAGGGAATTTGTCAAGTTCCTGGTGCCTCTGCGAAATATCTTCAGCTGTGCTGAGCCCAGGGTCCCTGCTGTCACCCTATCTCAGTTTCTCATCCGTCAGAAGAACGTTCTTCACGGCTATGAGGCACGGCAGATGAAATACATGCCAAAGATCATTCAGCTGATCTGCAAAATTCTACCTGACATTGTGGAGAACCGGCAGGTCATAGAGGAGGACGTCCTGGAGGTGTCAGACATCAGCAGCGATTCAGAGGTGTCAGTGTCTTACAGCCGTGTCCAGCACTTCAGTAGACCCTTCATGGTCAACGGTACTTCCATAACATATGGAGTTCCACCCCGTCTTCCTGGACTTCCACAACTGCGTAAGAAAGACACAGAGCCACCGCTGTTCTATGCCAGGAAGAGCCTCAGTTACAGTGACTCTGACCTGCGCAGACTGGCAGAAACACTTAACCTGTCTGAAAACCCCATGGGGGTTCTGGCCGCTCTTCACAGGCAATCCATGTCCCAGGGGATTGTGAATGATGCCAGCGAAGACACACACATTGTCCTCCCTGGGAGTAAGAAACGCCGCTTGTACTCCTCCAACAGCTCCATATGGGAGCTGAAGACCCTGATGGACAAAGAAGAGGGGCCACCGCTCCTGCAGAGCAGGAGGCAATCGGTACTTCAACGCAGCAAGTCAGTAGGGGACAACAACGGCATGGCTGACAACCCGGCGCTGGTGAAAGCCTGGAGGGCCGAGCGCGAGTTGGGCAGGCCTGGTGAAGGGGACAACGGGGAGGAGGAACGCTCAGAGGTCCCCTTCATCACCATCCAGAGTGAACTGACTCTAGAAGCACGTCGGCTTCTAGTAGCCCAGGCCCTTGCAGTGGACCTCAGTCAGGATGGGGAGGAAAACCACAAACAGAGAGTCTCTGCGTGGCAG GCAGAGCTGAACTGTGGTGCTGGCGTCTGGGAGCGACTCTGTCTGGAGAAGGACCCGTTTGTGCTCACTGGGCTCATGTGGTCCTGGCTGGAGCATCTGAAAGAGCCAGTGGTGTCTCTGAGGGATGTCCTGTGCCTGGAAATAGGCGAGCATAACCCACACACCATCCTCAACAGACTGGAGAAG GCCTCCAAGGAGACCATAACATGCATCCTTGAGTGCTTTGCACGTTTACTCACTGTACCTGAGGAGGTGGAAAATGCTTTTCTGCAACGCTTGACAAAGGCTTTCACAAAG ATTGACAAGGACTCCACAGATGGAAAAAGAGTATATGGCACAATGAAGACAGTTCTGAGGCCGATTCTGGAAGAGATGAGGAAGGCGGCAAGGGTGGAGCTTGAGATTCTTGAAGATCTGTAA
- the adtrp1 gene encoding androgen dependent TFPI regulating protein 1, with translation MATPRFGWKSCLCVHAAVFTWYVFTLWRNCSLEITAKHPGAQTYGGRWKYLTFINLVMQTVFFGICVLTDLAHVAVSVKSARGGLPALLSQIGDFYFSVLAFPVATFVFSSFWVLYSYDRELVYPKFIDQIIPTWLNHALHTIILPLILLQMYLQPHKYPSRLKGILSLALFSVVYLAWVLWVHHISGIWVYPIMARLSSTGLTLFLGVAAFSMVPLYLLGEKLYQVMWRAADGGGGKGAQKKKK, from the exons ATGGCGACTCCTCGGTTCGGCTGGAAGTCTTGTTTATGTGTCCACGCTGCTGTGTTTACGTGGTATGTCTTCACTCTTTGGAGGAATTGTTCGTTAGAAATAACAGCCAAACACCCTGGAGCGCAGACGTATGGAGGTCGATGGAAATACCTCACCTTTATTAACCTG GTGATGCAGACAGTGTTTTTTGGAATCTGTGTTTTGACTGACCTCGCTCATGTGGCCGTCAGTGTTAAAAGCGCCCGTGGCGGACTCCCTGCTCTACTTTCACAGATCGGAGACTTTTATTTCTCTGTTCTGGCCTTCCCTGTTGCCACG TTTGTATTTTCGTCCTTTTGGGTGCTCTATTCCTATGACAGAGAGCTGGTTTATCCAAAGTTCATAGACCAGATTATTCCGACATGGCTCAATCATGCGTTG CACACCATAATCCTGCCCTTGATCCTTCTGCAGATGTACCTTCAACCTCATAAATATCCTAGCCGACTTAAAGGCATCCTGTCCCTGgctttgttttctgttgtttATTTGGCATG GGTCCTGTGGGTCCACCATATCTCAGGAATCTGGGTCTACCCCATAATGGCCCGTCTCAGTTCCACAGGGTTGACTTTGTTCCTTGGGGTGGCTGCTTTTAGCATGGTACCTCTGTACCTGCTCGGAGAAAAGCTTTACCAAGTGATGTGGAGAGCTGCGGATGGAGGTGGAGGGAAAG GGgctcaaaagaaaaagaagtag
- the sgk2a gene encoding serine/threonine-protein kinase Sgk2 isoform X2: MAQCNQLLAPSSSDVNLGASANPHAKPTDFDFLAVIGKGTFGKVLLAKLKSDGKFYAIKVLQKKVILKKKEQKNIMAERNVLLKSLKHPFLVGLHYSFQTPEKLYFVLDYVNGGELFFHLQRERCFSEPRARFYTAEVASAIGYLHSLNIVYRDLKPENVLLDSQGHVVLTDFGLCKEGVEPEATTTTFCGTPEYLAPEMLRKEAYDRTVDWWCLGAVLYEMLFSLPPFYSRDVAEMYDGILHKPLHLPPGRTEAVCHLLHGLLQKDQHRRLGAIADFLEIKNHVFFSPINWDDLYHKRITPPYNPNVKGPADLQHIDPEFTREIVPNSVGRTPDLTSSLATSSNAFNGFSYVSSDSSFL, translated from the exons ATGGCACAGTGTAACCAA CTGCTAGCGCCATCATCAAGCGATGTCAATTTGGGTGCATCGGCCAACCCCCA tgcaAAACCTACCGACTTTGATTTCCTTGCTGTGATCGGGAAAGGGACCTTTGGGAAG GTCCTTCTGGCCAAACTCAAATCAGATGGGAAGTTTTATGCCATTAAGGTTTTGCAGAAGAAAGTTATACTGAAGAAAAAAGAG CAAAAGAATATAATGGCAGAGAGGAATGTTCTACTGAAGAGCCTGAAGCATCCATTTCTTGTCGGCCTCCACTACTCGTTCCAGACCCCCGAGAAGCTCTACTTTGTCCTTGACTACGTAAATGGAGGAGAG CTTTTCTTCCACCTTCAGAGAGAGCGATGCTTCTCTGAACCAAGAGCACGTTTCTACACGGCAGAAGTGGCCAGTGCCATTGGCTACCTTCACTCTCTCAATATCGTATACAG GGATCTAAAACCAGAAAACGTTTTGTTAGACTCtcaa GGCCATGTTGTGCTGACAGACTTTGGTTTGTGTAAAGAAGGGGTTGAGCCCGAGGCCACGACCACCACGTTCTGTGGCACCCCGGAG TACTTGGCTCCTGAGATGTTGAGAAAAGAAGCGTATGACCGCACAGTGGATTGGTGGTGTCTGGGGGCGGTGCTTTATGAAATGCTCTTCAGCCTT CCCCCATTCTATAGCCGCGATGTGGCCGAAATGTACGACGGTATTTTGCACAAGCCGTTGCACTTGCCACCTGGAAGGACAGAGGCCGTCTGCCACCTGCTTCACGGACTTCTACAGAAGGACCAGCATCGGCGCTTGGGTGCCATTGCTGATTTT CTGGAGATAAAAAACCATGTGTTCTTCTCCCCTATCAACTGGGACGATCTCTATCATAAGCGAATCACTCCTCCATATAACCCTAATGTG AAAGGTCCAGCAGATCTGCAGCACATTGACCCGGAATTTACCAGAGAGATTGTTCCCAATTCAGTCGGGCGCACTCCAGACCTTACATCTAGCCTGGCCACCAGCTCCAATGCTTTTAATGGCTTTTCTTATGTTTCCAGTGACAGCAGCTTCCTCTGA
- the sgk2a gene encoding serine/threonine-protein kinase Sgk2 isoform X1, with protein MPFAPTDSPLGLEWTTSMAQCNQLLAPSSSDVNLGASANPHAKPTDFDFLAVIGKGTFGKVLLAKLKSDGKFYAIKVLQKKVILKKKEQKNIMAERNVLLKSLKHPFLVGLHYSFQTPEKLYFVLDYVNGGELFFHLQRERCFSEPRARFYTAEVASAIGYLHSLNIVYRDLKPENVLLDSQGHVVLTDFGLCKEGVEPEATTTTFCGTPEYLAPEMLRKEAYDRTVDWWCLGAVLYEMLFSLPPFYSRDVAEMYDGILHKPLHLPPGRTEAVCHLLHGLLQKDQHRRLGAIADFLEIKNHVFFSPINWDDLYHKRITPPYNPNVKGPADLQHIDPEFTREIVPNSVGRTPDLTSSLATSSNAFNGFSYVSSDSSFL; from the exons ATGCCTTTTGCCCCCACAGATTCACCTTTGGGACTGGAATGGACCACGAGCATGGCACAGTGTAACCAA CTGCTAGCGCCATCATCAAGCGATGTCAATTTGGGTGCATCGGCCAACCCCCA tgcaAAACCTACCGACTTTGATTTCCTTGCTGTGATCGGGAAAGGGACCTTTGGGAAG GTCCTTCTGGCCAAACTCAAATCAGATGGGAAGTTTTATGCCATTAAGGTTTTGCAGAAGAAAGTTATACTGAAGAAAAAAGAG CAAAAGAATATAATGGCAGAGAGGAATGTTCTACTGAAGAGCCTGAAGCATCCATTTCTTGTCGGCCTCCACTACTCGTTCCAGACCCCCGAGAAGCTCTACTTTGTCCTTGACTACGTAAATGGAGGAGAG CTTTTCTTCCACCTTCAGAGAGAGCGATGCTTCTCTGAACCAAGAGCACGTTTCTACACGGCAGAAGTGGCCAGTGCCATTGGCTACCTTCACTCTCTCAATATCGTATACAG GGATCTAAAACCAGAAAACGTTTTGTTAGACTCtcaa GGCCATGTTGTGCTGACAGACTTTGGTTTGTGTAAAGAAGGGGTTGAGCCCGAGGCCACGACCACCACGTTCTGTGGCACCCCGGAG TACTTGGCTCCTGAGATGTTGAGAAAAGAAGCGTATGACCGCACAGTGGATTGGTGGTGTCTGGGGGCGGTGCTTTATGAAATGCTCTTCAGCCTT CCCCCATTCTATAGCCGCGATGTGGCCGAAATGTACGACGGTATTTTGCACAAGCCGTTGCACTTGCCACCTGGAAGGACAGAGGCCGTCTGCCACCTGCTTCACGGACTTCTACAGAAGGACCAGCATCGGCGCTTGGGTGCCATTGCTGATTTT CTGGAGATAAAAAACCATGTGTTCTTCTCCCCTATCAACTGGGACGATCTCTATCATAAGCGAATCACTCCTCCATATAACCCTAATGTG AAAGGTCCAGCAGATCTGCAGCACATTGACCCGGAATTTACCAGAGAGATTGTTCCCAATTCAGTCGGGCGCACTCCAGACCTTACATCTAGCCTGGCCACCAGCTCCAATGCTTTTAATGGCTTTTCTTATGTTTCCAGTGACAGCAGCTTCCTCTGA